ACAGCTAGATAATACCCTCCAAAAATAAACacagtttttcttttaataatacaaaaaaaatgtgttgcacaatttatttaaaatattttactattaCATATACTACGAAattcggtttttaaaaaagcccTATTTcctaataattaatttactccgtaatttttgttaaattagtaggtatatttttagaaaatagttaaatgcacgtaaacatttttgttttcataaactTAGACACTACTTCCTCAAACGCAGCTGTAAACATTACTATTTGTTCTTACACACAGTTTACCTATATTTGCCGGTCATCATCATTAGGTTTTGAGGCGAAGACAGCATCAGCTCCCAAATGCGAACGTCATTAGTGGCGGGGAAAAGCAACAAAGACCCTGGCTGTACTACCCATAATGTTTCCAGTAATCATCATTAAAGTGCACATCGCCCCAAGGTGCGGCGTTGGATTCCTGGTAGGAGGAGGGTGGGGTGATAGTAGCGCCAAATCAAGGTCAGCTGatttatacacacacatttatTTCTTATCCTATTCGGCAGTTAGGCTAAACGGGGAACCCGGTATATGTTGTTCCCCCCACTTGACCACCAGGATATAATCGCCGGGATCGCAAACACGATAGGTAACCCTGTGAATGCTTCGGCCCAAGTGCTTCACCACCACCTCTTCGCAAGGACCTCGTTGGCCCAGGACTCCAACCAGGAGCATGTTGCTCCCCGCTTGGCTGCAATCCACTGTGAACTCGTTGCGCTCCACCAAACTGACATGGGTGAGGCCCAGGCCACGGCTGTGCACTTTACTGACATCCGAATCCAGGATGGAAACTAATCGAATAAAGAGAAAACAGGTAAGAATCTTTCAAGTAATAGTtttataaagaattttatataaatttcttaaaaatcatTGAATCTCCATcccaaaaatggcaaaaatgaaTGAATACAGTTTTAAGAACCTTAAAAAAGCTAAAGATAAAATATGTAGTTTAAGAAAATATCTTATAAATGGAAATTcgaataaagaaaaaattccatatcTTAAAGAAAATTCTTATAAATGGAATCCAAAAGTTCAAGTGCACAcacatatttcatatttataatcaaaataaaattttaaaaaatcctccGTAAaatgaatcaaataaaaacacctcttaacgaggtaaaaaactagtgacgaccgcaccttcaacatacaaaagttctgatatcaacatttgtgacgaaaaattattacactcgtcattaaatagactttctaatattttctcattcggcccgccctagcaaactattccagcatttttcccttcacaggcattttctattgcagcgtgccaaaatttaaggaatctcaagggctatacagtttaaagttgtaaggaaaatcgttagagccgtttttgagaaaattaaaaaaaagctaaaaaaaaagtttaaacaaattttattttgttcatatctttttaactattacatttactcaaattgcaaatagaaggcgtttatagcatttaaaaatacctttcaaacgagatgcagcacaagtctgtagctttagtagtatagaagttacggctttccgaattttagctatttatagctgttttcccgctaaactagctagtttttccaaaagtggtagaacaaaagttttttatatcgatgtgatgaacgtcatatcaaattttcagaacttaaaaaacatgttttggacaagtggacaagtggacaaacagaattaaattttcattttgggaagaagaagaaaatcttattttggctataacttttgaacggagcgtcggattttgacaaattcgacgggtattttcaaaaggaatacaactaaaacattgcgagggggcatttatccccaccggccccaacagctccaaatttcgaaattttaactttttcactttccccgctctctctcccaagccaattgattttcctaaagtcttggtatgcaatcctttaagtttttgcaatacctttcgataggtgtatcattcattatgatcggaccatcacagtagattttcatttcttcgtgtatatatagtagtcgccttcgcacactctcctggtgcgcttcgtcactacatggactgccgtccatagtgattataAATGGAATTCGATAGTTCAATGCATGAATTAAACCCCATATTTCTTATAACAAAATTTCAgtattttaggaaaatttcttataaataggTTACAAAAGTTGAAgtgcagaaataaattccaaattgtaatcaaaattaaattataaaaattcttaagtGTCCTGGTTTTCTTTAACTTAATCATAGCGATAATAAATCATACCTGATGTATTCGCTGTTTTTCCTTCAATGGAATCTGGAGCCCCTGCTATGGCCACGATAATGAATGGCGACCGGGGCAGGGTGACGGAATTGCACTTGATGTGCACCTTGTATAGTCCAGCTCCGGCAGCCAAGTGGCAATTGATTTGGAATCGCTCCGgatccagctgctgctgctggacagGCTGAATGGGCTGGCCACTGGGACCCTCGACGCGCACCTCGAAGTTCCCTTTGACCCCATTCCGCTTGATGATGAAGCCCACCGAGCTGTTGACCCTCAGCGCTCCGCTGGGAAAGTGGAGCAGCTGCACCTTGCCAGCATCGGTCAGCTCGGGCGCCACATAAACCCGCGGCGGTTCCGAGGGATATGCATCTATAAGTCGAATCGTTTATAAATAGCCCGTTCGATGTTTACTTCCTCATCGGCGGCATCGGTACTCACCCGCATCGGGCGTCCGCTGGTAGCGTCCAAAAATACCGCCCTCCTCCGGACTGTTGCCCTCCAGGCCACTCCCACTTTgactggaggaggaggcggagttGGATGAGGCGGCCTGCGTATTTAAACGCATCTCCTGTGACACTTTAAACATGCCTCGGATATTTGAGGAATATTCTAAGCTCTTTTAcgattttcgaaatatttttgaaatactttttccaaatttaattAGCGACTGCCCGGGGCGTGCTCCTTCGACCGACTGAACTCGGAGAACTCTCCATCATCTGCATTCGAAAATCATTCTCAATCGCAGCGAAATTCTCTCGAAGTGCCCGATTTCCGATCTCAGATCTCACACAGAAACAAAATTTAGTCAATTCTACCTAATATCATATCAATAACAAACcgatatgatttatgattaaaacatatcaacttttatcatatcatttaaaataccaaatgtagtataAATGTAGtagataaatataatatttattcatatcaaaatgatatgattaACTTGCccagcacatatcaatctgaccttttgtacatttttttttctgtgcagtaTTCTCCCTACATTCAATGGGGCAAATGTTTATGATGTTTGTTTGCCGGGCAGCCTGCCAAATATACAAGCTATACAGGGGTgctcaaaagtattttcacaaatgtaaatgttaactgtacttatattttgaactaataatataaacttttggcacctatagaaagagcacttcaattccgtttaaatgacacaaaaatgttcttagcccattaagacccctaataactgcaaaaaaaaagatttcaaaatatttttccttgtattttttatgattttttgaatggagacatctcagtaaaattttgtatgtaaaggaaaaaaaagcggctaaaatagctattttcaaaaaatcataaaaaatacaaggaaaaatattttgaaattttgttttttgcagttattattaattttgattggggaacaactttgcatcaaaacatttttgttttaagccccagggaaaaagttgaaaattttattttcaaaaaaaaatgtctaatttgctcacttttcaaagggtgcttaatgggttaagaacatttttgtgtcatttaaacggaattgaagtgctctttccataggtgccaaaatgtttacattataagttcaaaatatgagaacagttaacattcaaatttgagaaaatacttttgactagggttgtatgtATGCCTGTATATATGGTTTTATGCGGATCGAGCTATAAGTCGAGTGCCTGACCAGCCAGACGCGATTTCCAATCTAAACAAGAAAGTACGCTGCCCGGAATTCGgcatttactttgttataaatcgaagacattttaatttgaattgctAAATTAACACCATTTATTGAAGGTATAAAGAAACACTTGAAAAGAATAGTCAAAGTTTGCTTATTAGAAATAACCATTTCTtatgttttggaaatggatTTATAACTTATTCCTCATATTTAAGAACTTTCCAGATAAATACAAAACATAAATACGccccattataatttttctcgCAGTACAAAGTCTTCGGGGAATCAGAATTACTCCAATAAATTACTCCAACAAAAAGTGGGTCAAAGCAATTACGAAAGCAATTCATCTTTTTAAAAGTTCCaaagtgttttatttttttttagtgacgagcggcaatttaaatttaaataataacaaagttAAGAACACATCAATGAAGTGTATAGACAGTCTGTGAAGATCGAAACAGGAAGAACTAAgtttaaaggatttttttttgggaactgCATCCACTTAGGGATTTTGTCTGATGTCGTAACCATGCTGAAGATTGTGATAGAAATGAGGATAGACAACCATATCCGTGTTTGTCAAGTGACCGGTTTCATAAAGATTGCTATAGATCTATAgagaaaaaacatatattatatCCTAGAAGAAACTAAAGTTAAAGCTGAGAACCTACATTCTCGGTGATCTTAAGAGTTCTTATGGCCTCCGAGCGCATGTGTAGCCAAGTGTGACGCAGTCGCTCCTCCGCATCCGAAATGAATCCTGGCGACCAATTCTCCCGCAGCCGGAAGAGATTCATCCGATTCTTCTCGCGCACTGCCCTTGGAAGCATGACAACATGACGCTTACGGGCATCCCGCTTGAACTTTCCATTCagcatctgctgctgcttggccTTCTTCTCCTCGATCTGGATACGCATCTTCCGGGCGAGATCCTCACGCTTTTTGCTGGCCGCCGTTTCGGCGAATATCGAAACCTGATTCGATTGGGCATAGAAACGGGTATAGTAGTCCAACTTGCTTAGATCCGGTGGCGGCATTATCTTCCTAAAGTTTCCCAAATGACTCTCCTCCCAGGCGATTTGCTGGGCCAACGGCCCTTGATCCTCCGCCTCTGCTTCGAGATCAATGTTATTGGGATTAGGTTCTCCCGTGCCCGACTTGATATCTATTTTGGCCTTTGAGGTGCCGCCACCAGCAACCCGAGGTCGCTGAACTGACCTGGAATAAgagaaaaattatttgatttgagtAAAATCAATGTgcccatggtaaatttctggtaattctggtaaaattgatattaaataatatcattttgccgaattctctTTTTTTGGAGATTGgatgacttcgaaaaagaaaGCAAGAAGCAATAAGGCGACCTAAATGACGTGAGGAAGTGAGAAAGACACATTCAAAATATCGTTTTTACGTTTTCGggcaattcaaatcaaaaacgATACCACAAAACGTAGAATCGaacatcgtttcatatcattttaatatcataatttttctaatctgtacacacaaaaaaaagcatatTCCCGTAAAATCTATATGTAATTTTCAGGTCATGCaaaaacccatatcgtttttacgtGAAGtactcttttcgaccaggcaaatttacctggccgcatatcaaattgaaatttatgttaaataatatcgatttttttgggtatAACTTACGGCTCTCCCCTGATCTTGAGCAGTCGCTGCTTGACCCTCTTGCGATCCTCCCTCAAGATCTGTCTCTTGTCCGCCAGCACTGTGCTGACCAAGTTCAGGGTGTCCCGGATGAGGGGCCGCTTCACCTCGCGGTCCACCTGTTCGTTGGTATGAAAGCTGGGCGAGTGGTTGACCTCCAGGATGTAGGGCTTCAGCTTCCAGTCTACGAGGATATCAAAGCCGAGGATCTCGAAGCAGGCCTGAATTTTATCGTGACCCGGAAAGCAGGCATGATAGTTGTGCTTTAGCACGGGCCAAGCACTCAGCACCGTCTTGATGATCACATCATCCACATTGCTCCAGAACTCCTCCACATCGTAGTTATGCCGCCTCATCCAGTTGTTAATGGCACTCAGTTTCCGCTTGCTACCACAATCATCATTGTCGCAGAGTTCATAGTGCGAATTGCGTTTATTCACCGAGTAGTTGGTCAGGTGCATATAAAGATCGTTGGCATTTCCGGGCGTGGGTTCCACGTACTTGTTGGTGGCAAATCTAGCTAGTCCCTCGTTGTAAACAAAGATGCGCAGAGGATCCACGGAGGTTATTAAGGTGTAAACCCGCAGGTCGAACTTGTAGCCATCGATGAGGAGGGGCTGTAAGAAAAGATAAAGATTAGCTTATGGAACTCTTATATAGAAGTAATCCTGGTTACCTTGTGCACGTAGGTCTGACAGATGAGTCTTTCATGAGCTCCTATCGTCTTTAGATCGTTGGTCAACCAAATGCCACGTCCTTGGGCCCCAGAATCAGGTTTCAGGATAAAGGTTCGCTTGTGGTTCAAGGCATAATTCATGGCATCTCCATAGCTAAAAACAGGTTATATCAAATAAGATAACTTCAATATAATATCTAACCCTTACTCCGCTGGGAGCATCCAGGTCTTGGGAAAGATCTTATAGTCCTGCGGGTAGAGCTTCAACATCCGATTGAGATTCCTCGACAGCAGATCCTTGCGACAGATCTCGATCATCCCAGGAAAGTGATTGATCTGCTGGAAACGCTTCATGTTCTTGAACAACTCCACGCCGGGAAACGAATCCGACCAGAGGATGTTCCACAGCTTGGACTCCTTGACTAGTTTATAACCCAAAGTCTTGGATATCTTGCCGATCATGGCGTAACGTGAGTTGGAAACACAGATAGTGCTCTTGGTTTCACTGGGATGAGATTGGGGTTTAAGTTAAGAGGGAGTTTTTGAAGTGTTCTTCAacacaaacaataaaattcgatatgaaatagggtgtAATCtaacttatttcatatcaaaatgatatgattaatgtaaaatttatgattccaacatatcaacttgatattttatcatatcatatcatataaaataccaaatgtagtattttttgacaCATAATCTTTAGtcatatcaaaatgttatG
This portion of the Drosophila takahashii strain IR98-3 E-12201 chromosome 3R, DtakHiC1v2, whole genome shotgun sequence genome encodes:
- the LOC108063541 gene encoding filamin-A, giving the protein MFKVSQEMRLNTQAASSNSASSSSQSGSGLEGNSPEEGGIFGRYQRTPDADAYPSEPPRVYVAPELTDAGKVQLLHFPSGALRVNSSVGFIIKRNGVKGNFEVRVEGPSGQPIQPVQQQQLDPERFQINCHLAAGAGLYKVHIKCNSVTLPRSPFIIVAIAGAPDSIEGKTANTSVSILDSDVSKVHSRGLGLTHVSLVERNEFTVDCSQAGSNMLLVGVLGQRGPCEEVVVKHLGRSIHRVTYRVCDPGDYILVVKWGEQHIPGSPFSLTAE
- the TTLL6B gene encoding tubulin polyglutamylase TTLL13, giving the protein MNLKNSKFYKRIQELRHFSKDKIRRDREQRTRVVRHLDMALSEQPCSDREWFSPGQSPTQQPASPRRRAKKFRSLKKKASASKEVDENSPYFGHSSGQNSPVNGTEAKLQGFIQLNNTTYRVECPSRVVNPPKNIEEEHAASETKSTICVSNSRYAMIGKISKTLGYKLVKESKLWNILWSDSFPGVELFKNMKRFQQINHFPGMIEICRKDLLSRNLNRMLKLYPQDYKIFPKTWMLPADYGDAMNYALNHKRTFILKPDSGAQGRGIWLTNDLKTIGAHERLICQTYVHKPLLIDGYKFDLRVYTLITSVDPLRIFVYNEGLARFATNKYVEPTPGNANDLYMHLTNYSVNKRNSHYELCDNDDCGSKRKLSAINNWMRRHNYDVEEFWSNVDDVIIKTVLSAWPVLKHNYHACFPGHDKIQACFEILGFDILVDWKLKPYILEVNHSPSFHTNEQVDREVKRPLIRDTLNLVSTVLADKRQILREDRKRVKQRLLKIRGEPSVQRPRVAGGGTSKAKIDIKSGTGEPNPNNIDLEAEAEDQGPLAQQIAWEESHLGNFRKIMPPPDLSKLDYYTRFYAQSNQVSIFAETAASKKREDLARKMRIQIEEKKAKQQQMLNGKFKRDARKRHVVMLPRAVREKNRMNLFRLRENWSPGFISDAEERLRHTWLHMRSEAIRTLKITENIYSNLYETGHLTNTDMVVYPHFYHNLQHGYDIRQNP